The Breoghania sp. L-A4 sequence GGTTGCGAAAGCAAGGTTCGCGCCGACCGAAAGGTCGATGCCCTTGGTCAGGATGACGAGCTGCTGACCCATGGCAACGATGGCGATCACCGCGGTTTGCGCGGCGATGTTGCTCAGATTGCCGGGGCTCAGGAAATTTGGCGTGAAAAATCCGATCAACGCGACGAGCAGCGACAGGATCAGCAAAGGACCGAAGCCGAGGAGCTTCAGGGCAAGGGAAACGGCGAGCAATCCCTTGCCCGGCTTGTCGCCCCCGCCCCTGAATTGCGTAGCCCACGCCTCGGTTTCTTGTGGTGCGGGTTCCGACCTTTGCAATGGAGTTCCCCATCCCGAATGTTTATTATGGAGAAAAAACGATTGTTAAGTACAAAAAGCCACCTGACGTGACTCGTCAAGAGGTTTTTTATCCATTAAGAACGAATTGGAATCTGGAAGCGATATCTTGAAGACGGATACGGTATTCAAACGCGCGTTCAATGACGCCCTCGATCTGGTCGTCAGGCTCCGGGAGGGGAACCCTTGCCGTCGGAGAGTTCGCTCAGCGCGCAACTCGGTGTCAGCCGGACCACAGTTCGCAAAGTCCTCGCCGCATTGTCGGAAAGAGGCGTCGTCTCCGGAGTGGGACGGCATTGGATCGTTCAGGCACCAAGCGGCGCGCCCGAGCGGTTCCCGGAGGCTGAAACCGTTCCGACTGCGGCGCAGGTCGAACGGCGGTTCATGGAGTGGATGCTGCGCGACAACGCCCGGCCGGGAACCGTTATCAACGAGCTTGAGCTCGCACGCCGGTTTGGCGTCGCGACCACTGGCATCCGTGAGTTTCTCAACCGATTCAGAAGCTTCGGCCTGATCGAGAAGCGACCTAATACGGGTTGGGTTTTCAATGGGTTCACGACTGAATTCGCGCTGGAGCTTTTCGAAATACGGGAGATGTTCGAATTGCGGTCGGCGCGTGCCTTCGTGGCGCTTTCGCGAAGTTCACCGCTTTGGCGACAGCTTGAGATCCTGCGGGACGAGCACATGGCCCTGCTCGGCGAGATCGAGCAGCGCTATCACGACTTCTCGGATCTCGACAGCCGGCTCCACAGTCTCATCAATGCCGCGTCGCCGAACCGGTTTATCGAGGGCTTTTACGACATCATCACGGTGATCTTTCACTATCACTATCAGTGGAACAAGCAGGATGAGCGGCAACGCAACGAGGTCGCCATACGGGAACATCTGACCTACATCGACGCCCTGCTCGGGCGGAATGCCGATGCGGTCGATGCTGCGTGTCGGGCGCATATGACGTCGGCACGTGAGACCTTGCTCCGATCCACGTCGGAATTGGGTCCGCCGGGTGGCAAGGCGTAAGTGGGCTCGCCTGTCTCGGGACTGCGCCGGTCCCCTCGCGTGGCTTGGCGCCTTCGGCGAATGGGCCGGTTCATCGGAAAAATGCGGGCAGCGTTCCGCCCGCTGGGCGTCCGGGTGACCGGGCACGCAAAAATCGCCGCCACGGTCGCCTTCGCCCCGTCTGACCGAGCGCGGTATCTTACGGGCCCGTGGCTCTTCGTCGACGGGGGACACATGCATCTCGACCGCGCGCTTGCAAGGAAGGGCGAATGACATCGAATTATATTTTGTTGTCCCCGAAGGATAATATTCTGATCGCCCTGGCCGATCTTCCCGCCGGCACGATCCTCGGCGGGGTCGCCCTGGCCGGCGCAGTTGCGCGCGGCCACAAGGTCGCCCGGGAGGCCGTTCCGGCCGGCTCGCTGGTGCGGCGCTACGGTCAGATTATCGGCCAAGCCATCGTGGACATCGCCCCGGGGAGCATGTTCACACCGCCAATCTGGCCATGGCCGACCACACGCAGGATTACGGCATTGGCAGTGAGGTTCAGCGGGTCGCGCCGGCCAATGAGGAACGCTTCTTCCAGGGGTACAGGCGCGCCGACGGGCGGGTGGGGACGCGGAACCATGTCGGAATTCTGTCCACGGTCAACTGCTCCGGTTCCGTCGCCCGCTTCATCGCCGAGGCGGCGGAGAAAAGCGACTGGTTTGCCGGCTTGAAGAACGTCGACGGGATCGTCCCCATCGTCCACACCACAGGTTGCGGCATGGCCGGCGATGACGAGGGTTTCCTCACCTTGCACCGCACGCTGCAGGGCTATGCCCGGAACCCGAACTTCGCCGGCATTCTTCTCGTCGGGCTGGGCTGTGAGGTTATGCGGGTTTCCGGTCTCGTCGGTCCGGATCGGCCGCGCGCCGACGGCAATATCCGGCACATGACGATCCAGGACATGGGCGGCACGAAACGGACCGTCGAACGCGGCGTCGGGATTCTGCGCGAATTGTGTGAGGTCGCCGATACCTGCCGGCGTGTGCCGGTTCCGGTTTCCGAACTCGTCATCGGCATGCAGTGCGGCGGTTCGGACGGCTATTCCGGCATCACCGCCAATCCCGCACTGGGCGTCGCTTCCGATCTGCTGGTGGCGCATGGCGGCACCAGCATCCTGTCCGAAACGCCGGAGATCTATGGCGCGGAGCACCTTCTGACGCGTCGCGCCGTCAGCCGCGAGGTCGGGGAGAAATTGATCGCGCGCATTCGCTGGTGGAAGGATTATACGGTACGCAATGGTGGCGAGATGAACAACAATCCCAGCCCCGGCAACAAGAATGGCGGGCTCACGACGATTCTCGAGAAATCGCTGGGGGCCGTGGCGAAGGGCGGATCGGCGCCGCTGGAAGGCGTCTATCTCTATGCCGAGCCGATCGACCGGCATGGCCTGGTCTACATGGACAGTCCCGGGTACGACCCGTGCTCCGTCACCGGCCAGGTCGCCTCGGGCGCGAACCTGATCGTCTTCACCACGGGCCGCGGCTCGGTGTCCGGATTCAAGCCGGTCCCCTGTATCAAGGTCTCGACGAACACCGAGATGTATCTGCGCATGCGAGACGATATGGACATCAACACGGGCGATGTGCTCGACGGGGTGTCGCTGGAGGATAAGGGACGGGAACTGTTCGAACTGTTCATCCGCGTCGCTTCGGGCGAGACGACCAAGTCGGAGGAGCTGGGCTTCGGTGGCGTTGAGTTCGTGCCCTGGCAGATCGGGGCGGTGATGTAGTGGCAGGCGATGATGGAAGAGGTTTTTCACTGTGACTGATCGGCTGAAAGGCAAATCCGCGTTTGTGACGGCGGCGGGGCAGGGGATCGGACGGGCCTCGGCTCTCGCCATGGCGGCGGAAGGCGCGCGGGTCGTCGCCACGGATATTGACGGCGACGCCTTGGCCGCGCTGGCTGAGCATGGGATTGAAACCCGTATGCTGGATGTGCGCGACCCGAAGGCGATCGTCGACGCTGCGGCGGCTGTGGGCGCGGTCGACATTCTGTTTAACTGCGCCGGTTTCGTCGCCAACGGCACCATTCTCGATTGCGATGAGGGCCAATGGGCCTTCTCGCTCGATCTCAACATGACCGCCATGTACCGCATGTGCCGCGCCATTCTGCCCGGAATGATCGGGAACGGCGGCGGGTCGATCATCAACATGTCTTCGGTCGCCTCCTCGATCATCGCGGCGCCGAACCGTTTCGTCTACGGCGCGACGAAGGCGGGGGTGATCGGATTGACCAAGTC is a genomic window containing:
- a CDS encoding SDR family oxidoreductase, whose translation is MTDRLKGKSAFVTAAGQGIGRASALAMAAEGARVVATDIDGDALAALAEHGIETRMLDVRDPKAIVDAAAAVGAVDILFNCAGFVANGTILDCDEGQWAFSLDLNMTAMYRMCRAILPGMIGNGGGSIINMSSVASSIIAAPNRFVYGATKAGVIGLTKSIAADFIDRGIRCNAICPATVESPSLHDRLRATGDYEAARAAFVARQPIGRIGRPEEVAALVVYLASDESAYTTGVAHVIDGGWANV